From a region of the Anomalospiza imberbis isolate Cuckoo-Finch-1a 21T00152 chromosome 3, ASM3175350v1, whole genome shotgun sequence genome:
- the RAB1A gene encoding ras-related protein Rab-1A isoform X1: MRCRRRRGRRESESAGGGAAGRRRRRGLGFPSRPSAAPRPCKRCSASGRPVSCSGSGGHFGLRRSAEAAERARADGPSRAPGDRGSLGPAHRGAPASAAGGAAAPPPHSALAVPRAAGPTDMSSMNPEYDYLFKLLLIGDSGVGKSCLLLRFADDTYTESYISTIGVDFKIRTIELDGKTIKLQIWDTAGQERFRTITSSYYRGAHGIIVVYDVTDQESFNNVKQWLQEIDRYASENVNKLLVGNKCDLTTKKVVDYTTAKEFADSLGIPFLETSAKNATNVEQSFMTMAAEIKKRMGPGATAGGAEKSNVKIQSTPVKQSSGGCC; this comes from the exons atgcgctgccgccgccgccgcggccgccgggaGAGCGAGTCCGCAGGAGGGGGCGCGGCCGGCaggaggcggcggcgcggaCTCGGTTTCCCGTCGCGCCCCTCGGCCGCCCCCCGGCCATGTAAGCGCTGCTCGGCGAGCGGCCGCCCCGTTTCCTGCTCGGGCTCCGGCGGCCATTTTGGGCTGAGGCGCAGCGCGGAGGCCGCGGAGCGGGCGCGGGCGGACGGGCCAAGCCGAGCGCCGGGCGATCGCGGCTCCCTCGGACCAGCGCACCGCGGAGCGCCTGCCTCGGCGGCGGGAGGTGCCGCCGCACCGCCCCCTCACAGCGCGCTCGCCGTCCCTCGGGCCGCGGGCCCCACGGACATGTCCAGCATGAACCCGGAATA tgaCTATTTATTCAAGCTACTTCTGATTGGAGACTCCGGTGTTGGGAAATCTTGCCTTCTACTTAGGTTTGCA GATGACACGTACACAGAAAGTTACATCAGCACAATTGGTGTGGACTTCAAAATCAGAACTATAGAACTAGATGGGAAAACAATCAAGCTTCAGATA TGGGACACGGCGGGACAGGAGCGGTTTCGGACTATCACTTCCAGTTACTATAGAGGAGCTCATGGCATCATAGTTGTGTATGATGTTACAGATCAG GAGTCTTTCAATAATGTCAAGCAGTGGCTGCAGGAGATAGACCGTTATGCCAGTGAAAACGTCAACAAGTTGTTGGTGGGGAACAAGTGTGATCTGACCACAAAGAAAGTAGTAGACTATACAACAGCAAAG GAATTTGCAGATTCTCTTGGAATTCCGTTTTTGGAAACCAGTGCAAAGAATGCCACAAATGTAGAACAGTCTTTCATGACCATGGCTGCCGAGATTAAAAAACGAATGGGTCCGGGAGCGACAGCTGGTGGTGCAGAGAAGTCCAATGTTAAAATTCAGAGCACTCCAGTCAAGCAGTCTAGTGGAGGTTGCTG
- the RAB1A gene encoding ras-related protein Rab-1A isoform X3: MPELHRNDYLFKLLLIGDSGVGKSCLLLRFADDTYTESYISTIGVDFKIRTIELDGKTIKLQIWDTAGQERFRTITSSYYRGAHGIIVVYDVTDQESFNNVKQWLQEIDRYASENVNKLLVGNKCDLTTKKVVDYTTAKEFADSLGIPFLETSAKNATNVEQSFMTMAAEIKKRMGPGATAGGAEKSNVKIQSTPVKQSSGGCC; encoded by the exons ATGCCAGAACTCCATCGGAA tgaCTATTTATTCAAGCTACTTCTGATTGGAGACTCCGGTGTTGGGAAATCTTGCCTTCTACTTAGGTTTGCA GATGACACGTACACAGAAAGTTACATCAGCACAATTGGTGTGGACTTCAAAATCAGAACTATAGAACTAGATGGGAAAACAATCAAGCTTCAGATA TGGGACACGGCGGGACAGGAGCGGTTTCGGACTATCACTTCCAGTTACTATAGAGGAGCTCATGGCATCATAGTTGTGTATGATGTTACAGATCAG GAGTCTTTCAATAATGTCAAGCAGTGGCTGCAGGAGATAGACCGTTATGCCAGTGAAAACGTCAACAAGTTGTTGGTGGGGAACAAGTGTGATCTGACCACAAAGAAAGTAGTAGACTATACAACAGCAAAG GAATTTGCAGATTCTCTTGGAATTCCGTTTTTGGAAACCAGTGCAAAGAATGCCACAAATGTAGAACAGTCTTTCATGACCATGGCTGCCGAGATTAAAAAACGAATGGGTCCGGGAGCGACAGCTGGTGGTGCAGAGAAGTCCAATGTTAAAATTCAGAGCACTCCAGTCAAGCAGTCTAGTGGAGGTTGCTG
- the RAB1A gene encoding ras-related protein Rab-1A isoform X2: protein MDVEKEFGMKPMNPESDYLFKLLLIGDSGVGKSCLLLRFADDTYTESYISTIGVDFKIRTIELDGKTIKLQIWDTAGQERFRTITSSYYRGAHGIIVVYDVTDQESFNNVKQWLQEIDRYASENVNKLLVGNKCDLTTKKVVDYTTAKEFADSLGIPFLETSAKNATNVEQSFMTMAAEIKKRMGPGATAGGAEKSNVKIQSTPVKQSSGGCC, encoded by the exons tgaCTATTTATTCAAGCTACTTCTGATTGGAGACTCCGGTGTTGGGAAATCTTGCCTTCTACTTAGGTTTGCA GATGACACGTACACAGAAAGTTACATCAGCACAATTGGTGTGGACTTCAAAATCAGAACTATAGAACTAGATGGGAAAACAATCAAGCTTCAGATA TGGGACACGGCGGGACAGGAGCGGTTTCGGACTATCACTTCCAGTTACTATAGAGGAGCTCATGGCATCATAGTTGTGTATGATGTTACAGATCAG GAGTCTTTCAATAATGTCAAGCAGTGGCTGCAGGAGATAGACCGTTATGCCAGTGAAAACGTCAACAAGTTGTTGGTGGGGAACAAGTGTGATCTGACCACAAAGAAAGTAGTAGACTATACAACAGCAAAG GAATTTGCAGATTCTCTTGGAATTCCGTTTTTGGAAACCAGTGCAAAGAATGCCACAAATGTAGAACAGTCTTTCATGACCATGGCTGCCGAGATTAAAAAACGAATGGGTCCGGGAGCGACAGCTGGTGGTGCAGAGAAGTCCAATGTTAAAATTCAGAGCACTCCAGTCAAGCAGTCTAGTGGAGGTTGCTG